From a region of the Nitrospirota bacterium genome:
- a CDS encoding DVU0298 family protein yields MDNVVKRQTKDLLKKRDFDSILASCEQNRHVWKEVRFSLYDMDDSVRWAAIETTGRYMKRWWNEKREDKIRQYIRTLFWSMTDESGGIGWSAPQTIAEIIANIPELIDPYGSMMIAYSIEEPPLAKGGLWGMGRLGRRIAASMDFFRDKVLAVFRSNDAETLGLAAWAMGETVFEPARPFLEKLVARDEPVQIYRDGSFAEKPLGQWARNAIARLEGAE; encoded by the coding sequence ATGGACAACGTGGTGAAAAGACAGACTAAAGACCTTCTGAAAAAAAGGGACTTTGACAGCATCCTTGCGTCTTGTGAACAGAACCGGCACGTCTGGAAGGAAGTCCGCTTCAGCCTCTATGATATGGATGACAGTGTCAGGTGGGCGGCTATTGAGACCACAGGCAGATATATGAAGCGGTGGTGGAATGAAAAAAGGGAAGACAAGATCAGACAGTACATTCGGACTCTCTTCTGGTCGATGACTGATGAGTCGGGCGGTATCGGGTGGAGTGCGCCCCAAACGATTGCCGAGATTATTGCAAATATCCCTGAATTAATCGATCCGTACGGGAGCATGATGATCGCGTATTCCATTGAGGAGCCTCCACTGGCAAAAGGGGGGCTCTGGGGCATGGGGAGGCTTGGGCGGCGAATTGCCGCATCCATGGATTTTTTCAGGGACAAAGTCCTTGCAGTGTTTCGTTCCAATGATGCGGAAACCCTCGGCCTGGCAGCCTGGGCAATGGGAGAAACCGTGTTTGAACCTGCCCGCCCGTTTCTGGAGAAACTGGTTGCCAGGGATGAGCCTGTCCAAATTTACAGGGATGGCAGTTTTGCCGAAAAACCCCTCGGACAATGGGCAAGAAACGCTATTGCACGGCTCGAGGGGGCTGAATAA
- the bamA gene encoding outer membrane protein assembly factor BamA, whose translation MPRIKALLLFFLFIIAPGIIFAEEFPVINSVEVKGLKRIDESAVKSKITQRPGEAISQEKTNEDIKNIYKMGYFDDVRAEIEPFEGGIRLIYLVKEKPTIVKIEFQGNEEFDDAKLKENITITTGAIADAVLIQDNANKLRAFYEEEGYWLSRIVPVTKILGPDEISLTYQIEEGHKVRIRKILIDGNKAISDGKVKGTIETKEWWLFSFITSSGYYKKDRMDSDIERIRDLYFNNGYIKVAVGEPRIELTGDSRGMNITIPVSEGDQYNISSVEFSGNKVFDEGAIRKRVTMTPEKPFSKQNLRKDILSISELYSENGYALITVTPDLVPDEGKKTVKILLNIDEGDKYRIGRIEISGNTKTRDKVIRREVRLDEGDTFNSALIKRSYERINNLNFFETVDLAPKPNPEEKLVDLDIKVKERPTGFFSIGGGYSSIEKFIAMVELTQGNLFGKGLFTKIRAELGGRTSYYDISFRDPWFMDKPVSFSTNIYKITKEYIEYEKKATGFGISLGKRFSEYWWTNFAYNFENAKIFNVAEDASTIIKDQEGTNTTSSITPSLTRDSRNNYLDPSRGSRNSIYVTYAGIGGTNKFLKSEIDSAWYFPIGPTTVMLRGRFGYATGLQGKELPLYERFYVGGIYTVRGLGFGEAGPRDENTDDAIGGTEELIFNAEYLFPIVNEIRLKGVLFFDAGNAYEDFENFGELRYTTGLGLRWISPVGPIRIEWGYNLDKKPGEKASRFEFAFGTFF comes from the coding sequence ATGCCCAGGATCAAAGCATTATTACTGTTCTTCCTATTCATTATAGCACCAGGAATTATTTTCGCAGAAGAGTTCCCCGTCATCAATTCAGTCGAAGTGAAAGGGCTCAAGAGGATTGATGAAAGCGCGGTAAAATCAAAGATCACTCAGCGGCCGGGAGAAGCCATATCCCAGGAAAAGACCAATGAAGACATCAAAAATATTTACAAGATGGGCTATTTCGACGATGTGAGGGCTGAGATTGAACCGTTTGAAGGCGGCATCAGGCTTATTTACCTTGTGAAAGAAAAGCCCACAATCGTAAAAATCGAATTTCAGGGAAACGAAGAGTTCGATGATGCAAAGCTGAAGGAAAACATCACGATCACAACCGGCGCAATCGCTGATGCGGTGCTGATTCAGGACAACGCCAATAAGCTCAGGGCATTTTATGAAGAGGAGGGATACTGGTTGTCACGCATTGTTCCGGTGACAAAAATACTTGGCCCGGACGAAATCAGCCTGACATATCAGATAGAGGAAGGTCACAAGGTCAGGATCAGGAAAATCCTGATCGACGGGAACAAGGCAATTTCCGACGGGAAGGTCAAAGGGACGATCGAAACAAAGGAATGGTGGCTTTTCTCATTCATCACGTCTTCGGGCTATTACAAAAAAGATCGGATGGATTCCGATATTGAGAGAATCAGGGATCTCTATTTCAATAACGGCTACATTAAAGTAGCGGTCGGAGAACCACGGATCGAACTGACCGGCGACAGCAGGGGAATGAACATTACCATACCCGTTTCCGAAGGTGACCAGTACAACATTTCCTCCGTCGAATTTTCCGGCAACAAGGTTTTTGACGAAGGAGCAATAAGAAAACGGGTGACCATGACACCCGAGAAGCCCTTCAGCAAACAGAACCTCAGAAAAGACATCCTGTCCATTTCAGAACTGTACTCTGAAAACGGCTATGCGCTCATTACTGTCACCCCGGATCTCGTTCCTGATGAAGGCAAAAAAACAGTGAAGATTCTGCTGAACATCGATGAAGGAGACAAGTACCGCATAGGCAGAATAGAGATTTCAGGGAACACCAAGACGAGGGACAAGGTCATACGGAGGGAAGTCAGGCTTGATGAGGGGGATACCTTTAACAGTGCGTTGATCAAGAGAAGCTATGAGAGAATCAATAATCTCAACTTTTTTGAAACCGTCGACCTTGCACCAAAACCCAACCCGGAAGAAAAACTGGTTGACCTCGATATTAAGGTCAAGGAGAGACCGACCGGCTTCTTCAGCATCGGAGGCGGGTACAGCTCAATAGAAAAATTCATTGCGATGGTCGAACTCACACAGGGGAATCTCTTCGGCAAGGGTCTCTTCACCAAAATCAGGGCAGAACTCGGAGGAAGAACCTCATACTATGATATCTCCTTCCGGGACCCTTGGTTTATGGATAAACCTGTTTCCTTTTCGACAAATATCTACAAGATTACCAAGGAATATATAGAATATGAAAAGAAGGCAACAGGATTCGGGATTTCCCTAGGCAAGAGGTTTTCGGAATACTGGTGGACCAATTTTGCATACAATTTTGAAAACGCGAAAATCTTCAATGTCGCTGAGGATGCCTCCACGATCATTAAGGATCAGGAGGGAACGAATACCACAAGTAGTATCACCCCTTCACTGACAAGAGATTCCAGGAACAACTATCTCGATCCTTCAAGAGGTTCGAGAAATTCCATTTATGTCACGTATGCGGGTATCGGAGGAACCAATAAATTCCTGAAAAGCGAAATTGATTCAGCCTGGTATTTTCCGATCGGACCGACCACTGTAATGCTGCGAGGGAGGTTCGGGTATGCCACCGGCCTTCAGGGCAAAGAACTACCGCTGTACGAGAGGTTTTACGTGGGAGGAATCTACACCGTACGAGGACTGGGATTCGGGGAGGCGGGCCCGAGGGATGAAAACACTGATGACGCGATCGGGGGCACTGAGGAACTGATCTTTAATGCGGAATATCTCTTCCCGATCGTCAACGAGATACGGCTGAAAGGAGTCCTTTTTTTTGATGCAGGAAACGCCTATGAAGATTTTGAAAATTTTGGTGAACTGAGATATACGACGGGTCTGGGGCTGAGGTGGATTTCACCTGTCGGACCTATCCGTATTGAGTGGGGATATAACCTTGACAAAAAACCGGGAGAAAAGGCAAGCAGATTTGAATTCGCCTTTGGCACATTCTTCTGA
- a CDS encoding OmpH family outer membrane protein translates to MKTTQVGRFLLAGALFLAFCTLPSISFAADTAVKLGAVDVQTVLNESETGKKAKNDLEALIKSKQAVIDEKGKMIEKLKSDVEKQASVLSADARKTKEEELEKLIREYQRLVQDSQAEIKKKEAELTDSILKDIHDIIDKIGQDEGYTLIIEKGMAVYSDKSIDITGRVMGKYNELKSKFKK, encoded by the coding sequence ATGAAAACAACACAGGTGGGACGGTTTCTGCTGGCTGGTGCGTTGTTTCTTGCATTCTGCACGCTGCCGTCTATTTCTTTCGCCGCTGATACGGCGGTGAAGTTGGGGGCAGTTGACGTCCAGACGGTATTGAATGAATCTGAAACGGGGAAAAAGGCCAAGAATGATCTTGAGGCGCTCATAAAATCAAAGCAGGCTGTCATCGATGAAAAGGGCAAGATGATCGAGAAGCTGAAAAGCGATGTCGAAAAACAGGCTTCCGTGCTCTCTGCAGACGCAAGGAAAACCAAGGAAGAGGAACTTGAGAAACTGATCAGGGAGTACCAGAGGCTCGTGCAGGATTCACAGGCCGAGATTAAGAAGAAAGAGGCTGAACTGACAGATTCGATACTGAAAGATATTCACGACATCATAGACAAGATCGGCCAGGATGAAGGATATACCCTTATCATTGAGAAGGGCATGGCAGTCTATTCCGATAAGAGCATTGATATCACCGGCAGGGTCATGGGCAAGTACAACGAATTGAAGTCCAAATTCAAAAAGTAG
- the lpxD gene encoding UDP-3-O-(3-hydroxymyristoyl)glucosamine N-acyltransferase, translating into MKLREIATLVGGEILGDHDLEITGVSGISEAKEGDITFAASKKYLRDISDCRASCLMVKEPVPDVRIAQLKVSNPYLAFAQLLGHFYVKPVKFSGVSKSAHVSDTAKIGDNVSVLPFAYISGGVSVGDGCVIYPNVFIGENTIIGNQCTIHSNVTLRENLKIGNRVIIHAGTVIGSDGFGYVFEQGSYHKIPQVGGVIVGDDVEIGSNVSVDRATTGNTVIGNGTKIDNLSQIAHNVQIGNNSIIIAQVGIGGSSEIGEYVTLAGQVGVSDHTRVDPGTMIGAQSGIMGHVAKGAYSGSPAIPHRDWLKSQAIFARLPELHKKIKELEERIRELERGIQG; encoded by the coding sequence GTGAAGCTGAGGGAAATTGCAACTCTTGTTGGTGGTGAAATCCTTGGTGATCATGACCTGGAAATCACCGGGGTATCGGGCATCAGCGAGGCGAAAGAGGGAGATATCACCTTTGCAGCATCAAAAAAGTATCTGAGGGATATCTCGGACTGCCGGGCTTCCTGCCTTATGGTAAAAGAACCGGTTCCGGATGTCCGGATTGCACAGCTGAAGGTGTCCAACCCCTATCTTGCATTCGCACAACTGCTCGGACATTTCTATGTAAAACCGGTTAAATTCTCAGGGGTCAGCAAGAGCGCGCATGTATCTGATACGGCCAAGATCGGGGACAATGTCTCTGTCCTTCCCTTTGCATATATTTCAGGCGGGGTTTCGGTCGGTGACGGCTGTGTGATTTATCCGAATGTGTTCATCGGCGAGAATACGATAATAGGGAATCAGTGCACAATCCATTCCAACGTCACGCTGAGAGAGAACCTGAAAATCGGCAACCGGGTCATCATACATGCAGGTACCGTAATCGGCTCTGACGGCTTCGGATACGTGTTTGAGCAGGGAAGCTATCACAAGATCCCCCAGGTCGGCGGGGTGATCGTCGGTGATGATGTGGAAATAGGGTCCAATGTCTCTGTCGACAGGGCAACCACCGGGAATACCGTAATAGGCAACGGAACCAAGATTGATAACCTTTCCCAGATCGCGCATAACGTGCAGATCGGCAACAACTCGATTATTATTGCGCAGGTGGGAATCGGAGGCAGTTCGGAAATAGGAGAGTACGTGACCCTTGCCGGACAGGTGGGGGTTTCAGACCATACCAGAGTTGACCCGGGAACCATGATAGGCGCACAGTCTGGCATCATGGGGCACGTTGCGAAGGGAGCTTATTCTGGTTCACCCGCAATACCGCACCGGGATTGGCTGAAGTCACAGGCTATTTTTGCACGACTCCCCGAGCTTCATAAAAAGATAAAGGAACTTGAAGAAAGAATTCGCGAACTTGAAAGGGGGATTCAGGGATGA
- the fabZ gene encoding 3-hydroxyacyl-ACP dehydratase FabZ: MMNVREIQNFLPHRYPFLLVDRITELEPGKKAVGLKNVTVNEHFFQGHFPGHPIMPGVLIVEALAQVAGVLAFQSGTAHGKSVYFMSIERAKFRKPVVPGDQLKLEVNIVHQRGNVWKFEGSALVDNKVAAEAEFTAMLTDREI; encoded by the coding sequence ATGATGAATGTAAGGGAGATTCAGAACTTCCTGCCTCACCGGTATCCTTTCCTCTTGGTAGACAGAATCACCGAACTGGAACCCGGGAAAAAAGCGGTCGGGTTAAAAAATGTCACCGTGAATGAACATTTTTTCCAAGGACATTTTCCTGGGCATCCGATCATGCCCGGCGTACTGATCGTTGAAGCACTGGCCCAGGTAGCAGGCGTCCTGGCTTTTCAGTCCGGAACAGCTCACGGGAAATCCGTGTACTTCATGAGTATCGAGCGGGCAAAATTCAGAAAACCGGTGGTTCCGGGCGATCAGCTGAAACTTGAAGTGAACATAGTACATCAGCGCGGAAATGTCTGGAAATTCGAAGGCAGCGCGCTGGTCGATAACAAAGTGGCTGCAGAGGCTGAATTCACTGCGATGCTCACAGATAGAGAGATATAA
- the lpxA gene encoding acyl-ACP--UDP-N-acetylglucosamine O-acyltransferase, which produces MANDIHQTAIISPDATIEEGVSIGPYCIINDAAHIKKGTRLVSNIILEGNTEIGENCVIYPFTSIGLPPQDLKYKGGKTGVRIGNNNVIREYITIHRASVGGEGVTVIGDNNFFMAYVHIAHDCRIGNSVTMANVATLAGHVVVEDCAVVGGLVAVHQFTRIGAYAMVGGFSGIGQDIPPYMIASGARAKLFGLNTVGLKRHGFSDATINELKKAYKILFREKRTLKDAIKKIQEELPYTDEIKHLIDFIQKNKRGICR; this is translated from the coding sequence ATGGCAAACGACATTCATCAGACAGCGATCATTTCACCTGATGCAACGATTGAAGAGGGGGTGTCCATAGGCCCCTACTGCATCATTAACGATGCCGCACATATCAAGAAAGGCACAAGGCTTGTTTCGAATATAATCCTCGAGGGAAATACCGAAATAGGGGAAAATTGTGTGATATATCCCTTCACGAGCATCGGACTCCCCCCACAGGATCTGAAATACAAAGGGGGAAAAACCGGGGTCAGGATAGGGAACAATAATGTTATCCGTGAATATATCACGATACACAGGGCCTCTGTCGGCGGAGAAGGTGTGACGGTAATCGGAGACAATAATTTCTTCATGGCATATGTGCATATTGCCCACGACTGCCGGATCGGAAATTCAGTCACCATGGCGAATGTCGCAACCCTTGCCGGGCATGTAGTGGTGGAGGACTGTGCTGTTGTGGGCGGGCTTGTGGCAGTTCATCAGTTTACCAGAATCGGGGCGTACGCCATGGTCGGCGGATTCAGCGGGATAGGACAGGATATTCCTCCGTATATGATTGCATCCGGAGCGCGGGCAAAACTCTTTGGCCTGAATACGGTTGGACTGAAGCGGCACGGATTTTCTGATGCAACGATTAATGAACTGAAAAAGGCCTATAAAATACTCTTCAGGGAAAAGAGAACCCTGAAAGACGCCATAAAGAAAATTCAGGAAGAGCTCCCGTATACAGACGAGATCAAGCATCTCATTGACTTCATTCAAAAGAACAAACGAGGAATCTGCAGGTAG
- the lpxI gene encoding UDP-2,3-diacylglucosamine diphosphatase LpxI (LpxI, functionally equivalent to LpxH, replaces it in LPS biosynthesis in a minority of bacteria.) has translation MKKLGLIAGTGELPKAIAEEARAQGYAVIAIGLDPLADRSLSSHVDEITWVNVGKFGKLIESLKKSGIKEAVMAGKVSKTLLYKSKITPDLRAVKLLFGLKDRKDDSILLAITEELAQEGIRLLDITRFSGSLLTTEGVHTKKAPTGNEWKDIEFGWKIAKEIGRLDIGQTVVVKDQAVMSVEAIEGTDEAIRRGGILAGEGAVVVKVSKPDQDMRFDVPAVGLQTLSAMKEVRAKVLAVEAHKSLILDKNTLIDEANTTKIVIVGYSVK, from the coding sequence ATGAAAAAACTCGGATTAATCGCGGGCACGGGTGAACTCCCGAAAGCAATTGCGGAAGAAGCGAGAGCGCAGGGATATGCAGTTATCGCAATAGGGCTCGACCCTCTTGCCGACAGGTCTCTGTCCTCTCATGTCGACGAAATAACATGGGTGAATGTCGGGAAATTCGGCAAACTGATAGAGTCCCTGAAAAAATCCGGAATCAAAGAGGCGGTCATGGCAGGGAAAGTCTCAAAGACCCTTCTTTACAAAAGCAAGATCACCCCTGACCTGAGGGCTGTCAAACTCCTGTTTGGTCTGAAAGATAGAAAGGACGATTCCATACTGCTTGCAATCACGGAAGAACTCGCACAAGAAGGCATTCGCCTTCTTGATATCACCCGCTTTAGCGGCTCCCTGCTGACAACCGAAGGGGTTCATACAAAAAAAGCTCCAACTGGGAATGAATGGAAGGATATCGAATTCGGATGGAAGATCGCGAAGGAAATCGGAAGGCTCGATATAGGGCAGACAGTCGTGGTGAAGGATCAGGCAGTAATGTCGGTAGAAGCCATTGAGGGCACTGACGAGGCGATTCGCAGAGGCGGCATACTTGCAGGGGAAGGGGCAGTGGTGGTAAAGGTAAGCAAACCTGACCAGGACATGAGATTCGACGTTCCTGCGGTAGGATTGCAGACCCTTAGCGCCATGAAAGAGGTCCGCGCAAAAGTGCTTGCCGTCGAAGCGCACAAAAGCCTTATTCTCGATAAAAACACCTTAATTGACGAAGCAAACACCACAAAAATCGTCATAGTGGGATATTCCGTTAAGTAG
- a CDS encoding adenylate/guanylate cyclase domain-containing protein has product MVSSAVFLALLIYRPVSVEERVEVLTLDYRFHLRNLILKPAQPQDTLIVAIDEKSLREFGRWPWNRELMAELVNGIIAMEPKILAVDIFFAEPESAKSDMALGEAFSRAGEKIVLAMTFDELVDASDESPEVPDQIIDSAFLKIENTTRMHPVIAEKALPVIQEIAQGRVFGHVNSHPDLDGKLRWEILYLAYGDEIFPSLALQAARVYLGVTQDEMVIAGDKGIRLGQEYFIPADRRGRLLINYYGKEGTFRFISAADILRKKIRPEEVNGRIVLLGTSAIATYDMKNTPFSANMPGVEKNATVIENILHHSLLRKSIGYVEIAVILLTGIMTGFFLPRLNALKGALLSFALFSGYVLAVQFLFTSMNLWVNFVYPAANIIMIAVAVTVAKYFFEERKSREIRAMFSSYVSPKIVETLISNPEKAKLGGDRKMVTVLFSDIKGFTSLSEKRPPEEVVEILNEYFKEMADIIFRWDGTLDKFVGDEIMAFWGAPADQPNHAELALRCALHMEDSLARMQDKWRREGKEMLDCGIGINTGEVIIGNIGAAGKKMDYTVIGDHVNLAARVEKLTRDYQAKILITEFTMEHIRTSDGTTMFGHYTLNERDTVKVKGRQREIKIFELKGLAHERSQTK; this is encoded by the coding sequence ATGGTGTCCTCTGCCGTTTTCCTTGCATTGCTGATTTACCGTCCAGTATCGGTTGAAGAGCGTGTTGAAGTCCTGACTCTCGATTACAGATTCCACCTCAGAAATCTTATCCTGAAGCCTGCACAGCCTCAGGATACGCTCATTGTGGCGATTGACGAAAAAAGCCTCAGGGAGTTTGGCCGCTGGCCGTGGAACAGGGAACTGATGGCTGAGCTGGTTAACGGGATCATCGCTATGGAGCCGAAAATCCTTGCAGTGGATATTTTCTTTGCCGAGCCTGAGAGTGCAAAAAGCGATATGGCATTGGGTGAGGCGTTCTCGCGTGCAGGGGAAAAAATCGTGCTTGCGATGACCTTCGATGAACTGGTTGATGCAAGTGACGAAAGTCCCGAAGTTCCGGACCAGATCATCGATTCCGCATTTTTGAAGATTGAAAATACCACACGCATGCATCCCGTTATCGCGGAAAAAGCCCTACCTGTGATTCAGGAGATTGCGCAGGGAAGAGTCTTCGGGCATGTGAACTCTCATCCTGACCTCGACGGAAAGCTGCGGTGGGAAATCCTGTATCTTGCATACGGGGACGAAATCTTCCCGTCCCTCGCCCTGCAGGCTGCACGCGTATATCTTGGCGTCACGCAGGATGAAATGGTCATCGCAGGGGACAAAGGGATACGGCTCGGTCAGGAGTATTTCATTCCAGCCGACCGGAGGGGCAGGCTGCTTATCAACTATTACGGGAAAGAGGGTACATTCAGATTCATTTCAGCGGCGGACATATTGCGCAAAAAGATAAGGCCGGAAGAGGTCAATGGACGCATAGTCCTGCTCGGCACATCTGCTATCGCAACCTACGACATGAAGAACACGCCTTTTTCCGCCAATATGCCCGGGGTTGAGAAGAACGCGACTGTCATCGAAAACATCCTTCATCACTCTCTGCTCAGGAAGAGCATCGGGTATGTCGAGATCGCGGTTATTCTGCTGACAGGCATCATGACAGGGTTTTTTCTTCCGAGACTGAATGCGCTCAAAGGTGCGCTCCTGTCTTTTGCCCTGTTTTCGGGATATGTCCTTGCAGTCCAGTTCCTCTTTACTTCCATGAACCTCTGGGTCAACTTCGTTTACCCGGCAGCCAATATCATAATGATTGCGGTGGCGGTTACCGTAGCAAAGTATTTTTTCGAAGAGAGAAAATCGAGGGAAATCCGTGCCATGTTCTCGAGTTATGTCTCTCCCAAGATCGTGGAAACACTCATTAGTAATCCGGAAAAGGCAAAGCTCGGGGGCGACCGGAAGATGGTGACAGTGCTTTTTTCAGATATCAAGGGATTTACCTCATTGTCTGAAAAAAGGCCTCCGGAAGAGGTTGTGGAGATACTCAACGAGTATTTCAAGGAAATGGCTGACATTATCTTCAGATGGGACGGAACACTTGACAAGTTCGTCGGAGATGAGATCATGGCGTTCTGGGGAGCCCCGGCGGATCAGCCAAACCACGCTGAACTGGCTCTCAGATGTGCGTTACATATGGAGGACAGCCTTGCAAGGATGCAGGACAAATGGAGGCGTGAAGGAAAGGAGATGCTTGACTGCGGCATCGGGATAAACACCGGGGAGGTTATCATCGGCAATATCGGCGCTGCAGGAAAAAAAATGGATTATACCGTCATCGGAGACCATGTCAACCTTGCGGCGAGGGTTGAGAAGCTCACGAGGGATTATCAGGCAAAGATTCTTATTACGGAATTCACCATGGAGCATATCAGGACATCGGACGGAACAACAATGTTCGGTCATTACACCTTAAATGAACGGGATACCGTAAAGGTCAAAGGCAGACAGCGAGAAATAAAGATTTTTGAACTGAAAGGGCTTGCGCACGAACGATCCCAAACGAAATGA
- a CDS encoding pitrilysin family protein, giving the protein MNSNLRTPQSLQKSVPFPATGAQRRHVRKDTLPFSCPGSWLLHAVLLIFFFCILLSDADALNVNRTVLPNGLTVLHSENHSLPIVMLTLIVKGGQVHEPDAKAGLANLTAELLTEGTKNRTSRDISEEIDFIGASLDASAGNDFTTISLSVLKKDIQKGAELFSDILLNPTFPQVEIDRKKELISGSLKQREEEPSFLAGRAFRQEVFGEHPYGRLPEGSPESLRDITQEDLARFHKEYFRPNNSILSVAGDLTNAELQELIQRYLDGWKKADVSERKTGRLKREMIRKTIKIDKDLTQANIILGNLGISRHDPDYYAVLVMNYILGGGGFSSRLMSSVRDKMGLAYDVHSYFSANNEEGAFQVGLQTKNESANTAISEVLQQIERIRKEEVSNEEISEAKSYLTGSFPRRLDTSRKIADFLASVEFFHLGLDYATKYPEYINAVTKEDVRRVAKKYLTPEYYILVVVADQKKAELKY; this is encoded by the coding sequence GTGAACAGTAACCTTCGCACACCACAGAGTCTGCAGAAATCAGTTCCTTTCCCGGCAACCGGTGCGCAGCGCAGGCATGTGAGGAAGGACACCTTGCCATTCTCCTGCCCCGGCTCATGGCTGCTGCATGCTGTCCTGCTGATCTTCTTCTTCTGCATTTTGTTGTCTGATGCAGATGCACTGAATGTGAACAGGACTGTGCTGCCCAACGGGCTCACAGTCCTTCATTCTGAAAATCACAGCCTTCCCATTGTGATGCTCACACTCATTGTGAAAGGCGGACAGGTCCATGAACCCGATGCAAAAGCAGGACTCGCGAATCTGACCGCGGAACTCCTTACTGAAGGGACAAAAAACAGAACATCAAGGGATATCAGCGAAGAGATTGATTTCATCGGCGCGTCTCTGGATGCCTCGGCAGGGAATGATTTTACCACGATTTCACTGTCGGTGCTGAAGAAGGATATCCAAAAAGGGGCTGAACTTTTCTCTGACATCCTGCTGAACCCCACGTTCCCGCAGGTTGAGATTGACAGAAAAAAGGAGCTCATCAGTGGTTCCCTGAAACAGCGTGAAGAGGAACCCTCTTTTCTTGCAGGCCGTGCCTTTAGGCAAGAGGTGTTCGGGGAGCATCCTTACGGCAGGCTTCCGGAAGGTTCTCCAGAATCACTCAGGGACATCACACAGGAGGATCTGGCACGGTTCCATAAAGAGTATTTCCGGCCGAACAACTCCATCCTTTCTGTTGCGGGCGATCTCACCAACGCAGAGTTGCAGGAGTTGATTCAGCGCTATCTGGACGGATGGAAGAAGGCCGACGTATCCGAAAGAAAGACCGGAAGGCTGAAGAGGGAGATGATCAGGAAAACCATAAAGATAGACAAGGACCTCACCCAGGCAAATATTATTCTCGGAAATCTCGGCATCAGCAGACATGATCCGGACTATTATGCGGTTCTGGTAATGAATTATATTCTGGGAGGAGGCGGGTTTTCCTCCAGACTCATGTCTTCTGTGCGGGATAAGATGGGGCTGGCGTATGACGTGCACAGTTACTTTTCGGCCAATAATGAAGAAGGTGCCTTCCAGGTAGGGCTCCAGACAAAGAATGAATCCGCAAATACCGCAATCAGCGAGGTTCTGCAACAGATTGAACGGATCAGAAAGGAAGAGGTATCTAATGAAGAGATTTCAGAGGCGAAGTCGTATCTGACAGGGAGTTTTCCCAGAAGACTCGACACCAGCCGGAAGATCGCAGATTTTCTTGCCTCTGTTGAATTCTTTCACCTTGGCCTTGACTACGCAACAAAGTATCCTGAGTACATCAACGCAGTCACCAAGGAGGACGTGCGCAGGGTTGCGAAGAAATACCTCACTCCGGAATATTACATACTGGTGGTTGTTGCAGACCAGAAAAAGGCGGAACTGAAATATTAG